Within Dictyoglomus sp., the genomic segment GCTTAAAAGATTTCTATTATGAGACAAAAGATAAAATTGAAATTTTGTTTTTTCGATAGTTAAAAATTTTATTGGAACTGGATTTTGCCAGTCAGCAGGTGGTTCTTTTCCTAAATAATATTGAGGATAGTGAGAGTTCATTATATCAATTTTTAAATTAATTTTACTTATTGGATAGGCATCCATAAAAATTACTTTTCCTATCTCTTTTTGAGTTCCAAAAATCTGAATCAAGTCAATAAAAGTTATTCCATCCACTGTTAAATCAAAATTTTCTCCCTTTTCTAATCCTTTAGATATTTTTTCAAGAACTTCTGAAAAATCTTCATTTTCTTCCTTAACACTATGGTCTGCGAATTTTAAAATTGCCCAATGTCTAGTTACTCCTTTAATAGCGCTGCCTGGGATATAGGGAATACCATAAACATGGTGAAGAGTCATTGAAGTTTCTTGAGGATGAGTTCCTCCAAGACCAATAATGAGACGCCAGGAACATATAGCTTCAAAACTTAATTTGGTATAACCATATCTTTCAAGAATTTTTGTCAATTCTTGGTTTCTTTCTTTTATAAAATTAAAATTTATAAGCTTTTCTTCTAATTTTGCTAATTCACTTATTATAAACTGGAGATATTTATCTTTATTTTCTTTCTCTTCATTTCTTAATGAACTTTTAGGTATAAATTTACTAAAGAGTAAGTTTATGTTTTTCTCGAAATCATTTTTACTTTCATACCACCAATCCTTTTTTTCTTCTTTATTATTCTTTATATTTAATTTCCATATTCCTTTTTTTAGAATTTCTCTATATAAGATTTCTACTGTATCCTTTGGATTATAAAATTCGTAAGTTTTCTTATCTTCTATTTTTATATTTATATTCATTTTATTCCTCCTCTTCTTCAATCATTCCCTCTGCGAATCTTTTAAGCCAATTAAGGAAAGCAAGAAGTTCTTCCGTTACATAGCGATAATTATAAGAATCAAGAGATATAACCCATTCAATAAGTTCATTTTCATTAGTTGGTATTTTAATTCTTGCGGGTGAATCACTTTTTAAGTAGTTAATGAACTGTTTATATATTAGATCATAGGCATTTCCATCTTCCTTTTTTGAATATATAAAAGCAAGTGTCTGTCCTAATCCATTGGATAATATCATTTGAGGAATTTTTCTAATATAGGAGCGATATTCTTTCTTTTTTCTAACATCCAAGAATTTTATTGCTTCCTTTACACAATTATATGCAAACTCTGCTCTCCCCTTTTCAAGTTTTGTAATTATTGTTTCTTTCTCAGACATAGTCAAACCTCCTTTCTTAAAATATTTGTTCTCACAAATCCTTTACCAATAGTCTGGTTTCCCCCAATTTGAATTACTTCAGGAAGTCCCTTTTCAAAAAATTTACAAACAAGTTCTACTTCATTTTGAGGTGAATTTGCTCTAAAAACTCCTTTTTGATCCTCCTTTTCTACTCTTGTAGGTGTAAACATAATAAGAGTATAGAGTATAGTATCCTGTGGTAAATATTCTTCTGTCCATAATGCTCCTGATAGAACTGTTCCCGTTTTATCATCAATTTTTGTTCTTGTTATTACTTCTGTTGAAGTCTTCGTAAATTGTCTAAAATCGTCGTCAGATAAAATAACTAAATCTTTTTTTATTTTCTCACGCCAAAATTTATAAGAATTTTCATTTGGAAAGATCCTTTCAGAAAACCATTCTGCTATGTTTCTAGTAGTTTCATCTTCTTTTACATCAAAAGTAAACTCTTCTAATACAATCTTAGAAGAAATTTTGATGTTACTTTCTTTGGGCAAAGTATTAACAAAGTTATTAAAGTTATTAAACCTAAAACTCTCCACGCCAATAATTTCCAAATCTTTTTTAAATCTTTCAAGAACCATAGGACAAGTAATCCAAGCAAATATACCTTTTAATGATTTTACTGGAAAAAGAAGAATTCTTGCATCAGTAATAGTTATTGCACCGGCATAAGCTTCTTCATCTTCAGGACCGAAGAGTAAATAAAGAGCTTCGTCGAATTTTATTAGCTTATTTCCATTCTTATCAGTTTTCTGTTGTCTTTCTTTATCCTGCTGTATCACCCATGATTCCTGTAATTGAGGAAAATCTTCAAGAAGTTCATTGACTTTCGGGTTATTAATTAATTTACTTTCATTGTTTTCAAATATTCTATATCCTTCGAAGGCTTCTCTAATACATCCTTTAAGCCCTGAACTTTCTATTTTGGGAAAATCAGTATATCTTTCTCGCTGAATAGGAAGATCAACAATTCCAACCTCACTTCCACTTCCAGCATGAAGGGGAGTTTCTGTTATTAGAAATAACAACCTTTTTTCTCTAAACATGCTCTTTATACCTCCCTTTTGATTTTACATCTTTTGAACTCATTGATATTCAAAAGAGTATCGCTATAAGGGGTAAACTTAAGATATTTTTCATATTCATCATGTTTGTTGAAAACTTTATAAATATAAATCTTATTCTCTAACTCACGATAAAAAATCCTTAGTTGATTATTTCCTGCGTCATAAACAAAATGTCCATTTTTTATCTCGGTTTTATTCTCTCTTTGTTTTTTATCGGAAAACTGATCTTTCAATAAATTTTCTAAAGCCTTGTCACTTTGTATAATGAGTTGAACTTCATTAGGAGCATAGAATTCAAATATTTTTTCTTTATACTTTTGGAATATTATTTTTCCAATTGGATTTAACTCGGCTAAACTATCTATATCATGGGTCCATACAAGGAAATCATAATCTTTGTAAAATTTAGATCTAATAAGGTCTTGATAATCTTTTCTATCTGTTATACCTTCTTCTAGTTTTTGGAACCACTCTTCATGTTCTTCAATTTTATTCCAGTCAAAACAACTAGCTGAAAAGGGAAGATTTGGAATTTTCATCAGAGCATCAGTATTTTCAAAAATGTAATAGAGAGGACAATTATTTAATTGAGCAAGAATTGTAAGATAAGGTATAGTTGCTTTGTAGCCTCCTGTAATGTTAATAATTATATCATTCCAAAAATTGTTAGCAATACTATAAATCTCAATTATTAAGTTTGACATGCCTTTATTAAATTCTTTTCTATTCCACACTTGGAGATCTTCTATAACTTTAACCGTAACTTTTGAATTAAATGGAGGAACTTCAAGTAGTTCTTTAATCAAATCTCCTGCTAACTTACTTAGAATTGTATCAGAGCATAGAAAATAATTTTCGAAGTCTTCTTTAATTTCCTCTTTTATTTTTATAAGACTTTTTATTTCTGCTGAAATATTTTCTTTTTCCATTTCTTTTTTAATCCATCTTCTTATACTGTTTCTTAGTCTATCAACTCTTTCTCTTTCGTTTTCATATTCTTTTAATCTTTTTTCTTTTAAATCCTCATAAAAATTTCTAATTGTTTCCTCTCTTTCTTTTTCAAAATAATTTTCAAATATCGATGTTCCTATCATTGAAATTACTTTTTTCATGATTTCACCTCTCCTACAAAACTTAATCCAAAACCCTCTTCAGGATTTATATCTGAAATATTTTTAAAATGGAAAATATCCTTAATTTTCTGGGGTGATGAGCCATCTAAGATTTTAAAATAATAAACACTACCAGCAGGTACAGCCTTGTACATTGTTTTTGGTTCTCCCTTAGCTATATCCCATCCTCCTATTCTTATGTATTTACCTATAGCACAAGCAACAAGTTGTACTTCAACACCTTCTTTTTTTCCTCTCATCGTATTTTCATCAATCCATTTAGGAATCCATC encodes:
- the cmr6 gene encoding type III-B CRISPR module RAMP protein Cmr6 → MNINIKIEDKKTYEFYNPKDTVEILYREILKKGIWKLNIKNNKEEKKDWWYESKNDFEKNINLLFSKFIPKSSLRNEEKENKDKYLQFIISELAKLEEKLINFNFIKERNQELTKILERYGYTKLSFEAICSWRLIIGLGGTHPQETSMTLHHVYGIPYIPGSAIKGVTRHWAILKFADHSVKEENEDFSEVLEKISKGLEKGENFDLTVDGITFIDLIQIFGTQKEIGKVIFMDAYPISKINLKIDIMNSHYPQYYLGKEPPADWQNPVPIKFLTIEKTKFQFYLLSHNRNLLSCAEKLLKEALREHGLGAKTSLGYGTFDMI
- the cmr5 gene encoding type III-B CRISPR module-associated protein Cmr5, with protein sequence MSEKETIITKLEKGRAEFAYNCVKEAIKFLDVRKKKEYRSYIRKIPQMILSNGLGQTLAFIYSKKEDGNAYDLIYKQFINYLKSDSPARIKIPTNENELIEWVISLDSYNYRYVTEELLAFLNWLKRFAEGMIEEEEE
- the cmr4 gene encoding type III-B CRISPR module RAMP protein Cmr4 — encoded protein: MFREKRLLFLITETPLHAGSGSEVGIVDLPIQRERYTDFPKIESSGLKGCIREAFEGYRIFENNESKLINNPKVNELLEDFPQLQESWVIQQDKERQQKTDKNGNKLIKFDEALYLLFGPEDEEAYAGAITITDARILLFPVKSLKGIFAWITCPMVLERFKKDLEIIGVESFRFNNFNNFVNTLPKESNIKISSKIVLEEFTFDVKEDETTRNIAEWFSERIFPNENSYKFWREKIKKDLVILSDDDFRQFTKTSTEVITRTKIDDKTGTVLSGALWTEEYLPQDTILYTLIMFTPTRVEKEDQKGVFRANSPQNEVELVCKFFEKGLPEVIQIGGNQTIGKGFVRTNILRKEV